GACACGGCGACGCCCGCCACCGTGTGGGTGTGGAGCACGCAGAGCGCATCGTCCCGGGCGGCGTGGACCGCGCTGTGGATGGTGAAGCCCGCCGGGTTGATGCCGAGCCCGCAGGGGTCGTCGACCACGCGGCCCTCGAGATCGACGGTGACGAGGTTGCCGGCCTTCACCTCCTCGAACCGCAAGCCGTAGGGATTGATCAGGAAGCGGTGTTCCGGTCCCGGCAGCCGGGCCGAGATATGGGTGTAGATGCTGTCGTCGAGGCCCAGCCGATGGATCAGCCGGTAGGCAGCCGCGAGGTCGACGCGGATGCGCTGCACCTCGTCGGCCTGCGGATGAGCGGATGACGACATCGGACCTCCTCACGGACAGGTTCGCGGCGGGTTCGTGCGCCACGACATCTTCACGTCTACGGACGGCGCGGCGCGAAGATATGCGCGACGACGGCCGGATGCAGAGCCGGTCGGACCACGACATCACCCGGCATGAGCCTAGACTGACCCGGCCTTGCGTGACGATCAAGCTGAAAGTGTCGACAATCGACGCCTACGCATTGCACAATGCCCGGACGGAGGTGCGATGCGCGCGATGTCCCCACCCGTCGGATTGCCGCTGCTGGCCGAGAGCGATCTCGTGCGCCAGGTCGCGCGCCGGCTCACCGACGCGATCGTGCAGGGGCAGCTCGCTCCCGGCGCCAAGGTGGCGGAGGCGGCGGTCGCCCGCGAGCTCGGCATCAGCCGGGCGCCGGTGCGGGAGGCGGCCCGCCTCCTCGAGAGCCAGGGCCTGCTCAAGGCCTCGCCGCGGCGCGGCTTCTTCGTGCGCGAACTCTCGGCGCAAGACGTGGACGAGCTCTATGCCTTGCGCCTGTGCATCGAGCGCCACGCGGCGGTGGAGGCGGCCCGGCGCCAGACGCCGGAGATCCGCGCCGCCCTGCGCCGCCAGCTCGACCTGATGCGGGATCTCGCCCGGCGCGACGATCCGGCGACCATCGTCGAGGCCGATTACCAGTTCCACCGCCTGATCTGCGAGGCCGCCGGCAATGCGCGGTTGCTGCGCCTGTTCGACGGGCTGGCCTCGGAATTGCGGATCGTGATCGGGCTGATCGGGCGGCTCTACGACGACCCGGACGAGATCGCCCGCACCCACGAGCCGGTGCTGGAGGCCATCGAGGCCGGCCACCCGGAGCGGATCGTCGCCCATGTCGACCACCATCTCGGCGTCGCCCGCCGGGAGGTCGTCCGGCTGGTGCAAAGCCTCGCCCCCACACCCTGAGAAACACGGGAGATTCCATGAAGGCCGTCCATTCCGAGGACCACCGCCGCCACGACCCGAAGTTCTTCCTGGTGCGCGGCCAGGTGAAGCCCGCCGCCGATCAGCCCGAACGGGCCGACCGGCTGCTCGCCGGGCTCAAGGCCGGCAACCACGCGATCGTGGCGCCGCAAGGCCACGGCGCGGGCGCGCGGGCGCGGGTGCACAGCCCCGATTACCTCGCCTTCCTGGCGGAGGCCTGGGAGGAATGGGAGACGCTGCCCGACCACGGGGCGGAGATGATCGCCAACATCCACCCGGTGCGGGAGGCCGCGACCTACCCGACCCACATCGTCGGGCGGCTGGGCTGGCACACGGTCGACACCGCCTGCCCGATCGGCCCGGGCACCTACGCGGCGGCGGCGAGCGCCACCGACGTCGCCGCGAGCGCGGCGCAACTGGTGCTCGACGGCGAGGACGCGGCCTACGCGCTCTGCCGCCCGCCCGGCCACCACGCCTATCGCGACCGGGCCGGGGGCCATTGCTACTTCAACAACAGCGCGGTCGCCGCCGCGCATTTGCGCCAGACGCACGCCCGGGTCGCGGTGCTCGACGTCGACGTGCATCACGGGAACGGCACGCAAGGCATCTTCTACCGCGATCCGAGCGTGCTCACCGTCTCGCTCCATGCCGATCCGCGCGGCTTCTACCCCTTCGTCTGGGGCTACGCCCACGAGCGCGGGGAAGGGGAGGGGATCGGCGCCAACCTCAACCTGCCGCTGCCGCTCGGCACCGGCGACGATGCGTATCTCGACGTGCTGGAGGGCGTGGCGAGCCGCACGGTGAAGGCCTTCGCCCCGACGGCGCTGGTGGTCGCGCTCGGCCTCGACGCCTCGGAGCACGATCCGCTCGCCGGCCTCGCCATCACGACGCCGGGCTTTCGCCGCATCGGCGCGGCGCTCGCGCGTCTCGGCCTGCCGACCGTGCTGGTGCAGGAGGGCGGCTACCTCTCCGACCTGCTCGGGGAAAACCTGACGGCGGTCCTCGCCGGCTTCGAATCCGCCCGCTGAGGAGTTTTTCGCCCGATGGCCTTCGCCTGCACGATTCCCGCGATCCCGACCGTCCAGCACGACGACGACACGGTCCGCATCACGCGCTGGGACTTTTCGCCCGGCGCGGTCACCGGCTGGCACGAGCACGGCTGGCCCTATTTCGTGGTGATGATCACCGCCGGCACCCTGCGGGTCCACGACGGCACGACCGTCACCGAGGTGCCGCTCGCCCACGGCCAGTCCTACCGCCGCCCGGCCGGCATCCGCCACGACGTCCAGAACGGCTCCGACCACCCGATCGCCTTCGTGGAGATCGAGGTGAAGAAGCCGGAGGGGCTGGCGGGTCTCGCCTGAGAGCCCCCCGAAACGGGAACGGCCGGGGCGTGAGCCCCGGCCGCTTCTTTCGTGAGGTGTTGTTCGCCGATCAGCGCAGGAGCTGGAGGATGCCCTGCTGCGACTGGTTGGCGAGCGACAGGGCCGAGATGCCGAGCGAGTTGCGGGTCGAGAGAGCCTGCGAATTCGCTGCCTCCTCGTTGAGGTCCGCATTCGTCAGGTTCGCCGCGCCCGCATCGAGCACGTTGATCATCTGCTTGGTGAAGTCCTGCCGGTTCTGCACCACCGCCAGGTTGGCGCCCAGGGTCGAGGCCTGGTTCTTCAGCTGGCTCGACGCGCTGTTGATCGTCGAGATCACGGCGTTGATCGAGTTGCTGTCCTGGAAGTCGGTCTGGCCAACCGCGACCATGCCGAGCAGCGAGGCCGAGACCTGAGTGCCGGCGATCTTCAGCGAGGAGGTGCCCTTCTCGTTGAAGCTGACGTTGACGGTGTCGCCGGCCAGCAGGTTCGTGCCGTTGAAGCCCGAATCCGCCGCCATCTGGTCGATCTGGGAAAGCAGGTTGTTGTAGGTGCTCACCAGGTTGCTGCGGGTGTTGGCGCCGTCGCCGCCGATGATCGCGCTCGAGGTTGCAGAGCTGAACGGGTTGCCTGCGCCGCTCGCCGACAGAGTCAGGTTATCCGCGCCCGCCTCGTTGGTGGTGGTGATCTTGATCGCGCCGGTCGTGCTGTCGATGCTCGCCATCGCGTTACCCGGAGCCAGGGCAGCGTTGAGCTGGTTCAGGGTCGAGATCTGGCCCGCAGCGGTGCCGAAGGACAGGTTGATCGTATTGCTGCCTGCGACCTTGACGCTGATCGTCTTGCTGTCGAGCGCACTCTTGGTGAAGGTCTGGGTCGGGGGGGTGCCGGCCGTCGCGACCGTGGTGCCCTGCCCGGCGCCATAGCTCTTGATGAGCGAGAAGCCGAGGTTCGACATCTTCGCGGTCGAGGTGCTGCCATCGCCGAGCACGATCCCGGTCGCCGAGTCCGCCGCCGTGAAGCTGAACTTCTTGGCGGTGGCGTCGTACGTCGCGCTGACTGCACCGGCGGTGGCGGTGCTGACCTTTTGGGCGAGAGACGACAGGGTGTCGCTGCGGCCGACCGTGACGGCCTGGCCGTTGACCATGAAGGTGTCGCCGGCGACGAAACCGGCGCCGGTGGCCAGGCTGGTGGCGGTCGGCACGAACACACCCGCCGTCCGGTTGGCGCCGGTGGCGAACGCGGACGTCGTGACCGAGTCTGTGCCGAGCGCGAAGGCACCGCCGTCGGTGGTACCCTTGAGCGTGATCACGTTCGTGGCCAGGGTCGCCGTGACGGCCGATCCGGCTGCCTTGAGCTGGTTGTTGATGGCGTCGGTGACGGCCTGGCTGCTCGCGCCGTCGGTGGCCTGGTTCAGGGTGACGTTGACGCCATCGATCGAGAGGGTCGCGGTGCTGCCACCGGCGGCGGTGAAGATGGCCGCGATGCCGGTGGAATCGAGGGTGTTGCTGACCGCCTGCTGCCTCGTCACGCTGGCGCCGCCGATCGCCGCCTCGGCCACCGCGGTGGTCGCACCGACCGACAGGAGGTTGTTGGCGGTGGCGCCGCTCAGGGCGGTCGAGCCGACGCTGGCCTTGGCGGTGAAGGCGTTCGAGGCCGAGAGGGCCTGCTGAGCGACGGACTTGAGCTGGTCGGTTAGGCCCTGCAGCTTGGTGATGCCGGTATTGGCGGCCTGGATCGTCTGGATGCCGTTCGACACACCGTCGAGCAGGGTGGTCAGCGCCGACGAACGCGAGGACAGGCCTTGAGCAGTGAAGTAATTGCTCGGGCTATCGAGGGCGGTGTTGACCTTCTTGCCGGTCGAAAGGCGGGACTGTGTGGTCGACAGTAGGTCGGCGGTGCCCTGGAGCGACAGGAGGTTCTGGCGGGTGGCGGCCGAGAGGGTGATTCCGGAAGACATTGGGCGATCCTATTGATCGGTAGACCTTCGTGTTTTGAAGGCGAGGTCAGATTGGCCCCGTCGCCCTTGCCCGGTCCTTACCGCAAAGCTGAAAAGGCCTCCGTTCCCCTGGTTCCAAAGGTCATGACTTTCAGAACGTTAATGACCGTACCCATCTCGACTGATCGATTTACCTTAATGCCGAAGTTACCATGATTCACGCGCAGCTGAGAGCGAATGGTCGAGGGATCGAATGAGGGGTGGCAATGGGTTGCGCTGCTTGAGGACACGTCAGGCGTCAGCGACCACTGGAAGCATGCCACTGTGCTGTCCATGGCAAGCGTAGCCGCTCCAGTGGCTGGCCGATCTGGCTGCCCGTCCTGCAAGATCAGGCTCGGCGGCACCCTTTGCGATCCGCTGAGACACGATCGCCGGAGGATGCATTCACAGAGATGGTCAGGGCCTGTTTGAGTTGGTCGACAAAAGCCAACCCGTCCATTTCATCCCAGGTTCTCATCTTCGACGAGCCCCGGGATGGCGAGAAGAAATATCGACGTCTGCTGCAGATAACTCGAACTGCACGACGCGGGAGGCCGCCGGGGTGCCAGAGCGACGGCCGAGAGCATGAACCCTCCCCCGCAGTGGGGGGAGGGTTCATGCTTTCGGCCGTCTCTCCCACACTGCGCAACCCGCTGTGTCGTGTCCTGTGCAGGTAATCGGCGCGACGATTCGGGCGGGCTCGGGCACAATGAAAGAATCCCAAGCAGATGCGCATCATACGCATCTGCTTGGGATTTCTCGGAATCGGCGCCGTACGGCGTGAAGCAACGACACGCATGTCCCGTGGCCCGTCGTAGAGAGGCCGTTCGGGATGCACGAAAGGCTCAGGCTTCTCGTCTCTCATACGATTTCCGACTGATCGCTTCGCGATGCGGAAATCGGCTTCGCTCACGCGCCGCGCGGGCTGGTGATACGAAATCCGGAAGTGATCTTCCGGATTTCGTATCACACGAGAGGCGGGGAGCCTGAGCCTGTTCCGCTCGCGTGATCAGCCGCGCAGGAGCTGGAGGATGCCCTGCTGGGCCTGGTTGGCGAGCGACAGGGCCGAGATGCCGAGCGAGTTGCGGGTCGAGAGGGCCTGCGAGTTCGCCGCCTCCTCGTTCAGGTCCGCATTCGTCAGGTTCGCCGCGCCCGTATCGAGCACGTTGATCATCTGCTTGGTGAAGTCCTGCCGGTTCTGCACGACCGCCAGGTTGGCACCCAACGTCGAGGCCTGGCTCTGGAGCGCGGTGTTCGCGCTGTTGATCGTGGCGATCACGGCGTTGATCGAGTTGCTGTCCTGGAAGTCGGTCTGGCCGACCGCGATCAGGTTCAGACCTGACGCCGTCACCGCCGTACCGGACACCTTGAGCGAGGAAGTGCCGCGCTCGTTGAAGCTGACGTTGACGGTGTCGCCGGCCAGCAGGTTCGTGCCGTTGAAGCCCGAATCCGCCGCCATCTGGTCGATCTGGGAGAGAAGGCCGTTATAGGTGTTGACCAAGTTGTTACGGGCATTGGCGCCGTCACCGCCGATGATCGCGCTCGAATTACCGGAGCTGAACGGGTTGCCGGCGCCGGTCGCCGTCAGGATCAGGTTGTCGGCGCCCGCCTCGTTGGTGGTGCTGATCTTCAGCGCACCGGTCGTGCTGTCGATGCTCGCCATTGCGTTGGCCGGAGCCAGGGCAGCGTTGAGCTGGTTCAGGGTCGAGATCTGGCCCGCAGCGGTGCCGAAAGTCAAGCTGGTGAAGCTGCCGCCTGCGACCTTGACGCTGATCGTCTTGCTGTCGAGCGCACTCTTGGTGAAGGTCTGGGTCGGGGGGGTGCCGGCCGTCGCGACCGTGGTGCCCTGCCCGGCGCCATAGCTCTTGATGAGCGAGAAGCCGAGGTTCGACATCTTCGCGGTCGAGGTGCTGCCATCGCCGAGCACGATCCCGGTCGCCGAGTCCGCCGCCGTGAAGCTGAACTTCTTGGCGGTGGCGTCGTACGTCGCGCTGACTGCACCGGCGGTGGCGGTGCTGACCTTTTGGGCGAGAGACGACAGGGTGTCGCTGCGGCCGACCGTGACGGCCTGGCCGTTGACCATGAAGGTGTCGCCGGCGACGAAACCGGCGCCGGTGGCCAGGCTGGTGGCGGTCGGCACGAACACACCCGCCGTCCGGTTGGCGCCGGTGGCGAACGCGGACGTCGTGACCGAGTCTGTGCCGAGCGCGAAGGCACCGCCGTCGGTGGTACCCTTGAGCGTGATCACGTTCGTGGCCAGGGTCGCCGTGACGGCCGATCCGGCTGCCTTGAGCTGGTTGTTGATGGCGTCGGTGACGGCCTGGCTGCTCGCGCCGTCGGTGGCCTGGTTCAGGGTGACGTTGACGCCATCGATCGAGAGGGTCGCGGTGCTGCCACCGGCGGCGGTGAAGATGGCCGCGATGCCGGTGGAATCGAGGGTGTTGCTGACCGCCTGCTGCCTCGTCACGCTGGCGCCGCCGATCGCCGCCTCGGCCACCGCGGTGGTCGCACCGACCGACAGGAGGTTGTTGGCGGTGGCGCCGCTCAGGGCGGTCGAGCCGATGCTGGCCTTGGCGGTGAAGGCATTTGCGGCCGAGAGGGCCTGCTGGGTGATGGCCTTGAGCTGGTCGGTCAGGCCGCGCAGCTTGGTGATTCCGGTATTGGCGGCCTGGATCGTCTGGATGCCGTTCGACACGCCGTCGAGCAGGTTCGTCAGGGACGACGACCGCGAATTCAGGTTCTGGGCGGTGAAGTAGTTCACCGGGCTGTCGAGCGCGCTGTTGACCTTCTTGCCGGTCGAGAGGCGCGTCTGCGTCGTGGAGAGCAGCGCGGCCGTATCCTGGAGCGACAGGAGGTTCTGGCGGGTGGCGGCCGAGAGGGTGATGTCGGACATGGGTGGCGACCTTTTTGATCGTCGGGCGAGGCGTCTTTTTGACGACGCCGTCACCATCGCCGCACAGGCCTTTCGTCTTTCTTAAGCCTAACGGTCGCGCCGATCATGCCCATCCTGTTATGGTTAATGTTGGATAAATCTATCGCCGGGGCAGTCGTTTCGGTCGTCGCTACAGTGAATTCTTAATCGTCCGCGCCCTAGCGTCGGGCCCATGTTCACCCATTCCCTCCCTTACGCCCCGCCTCGGGGGCAGGCCCGCCGGTCGCTTCCATCTCCGGATGGG
This sequence is a window from Methylobacterium sp. SyP6R. Protein-coding genes within it:
- a CDS encoding flagellin N-terminal helical domain-containing protein: MSSGITLSAATRQNLLSLQGTADLLSTTQSRLSTGKKVNTALDSPSNYFTAQGLSSRSSALTTLLDGVSNGIQTIQAANTGITKLQGLTDQLKSVAQQALSASNAFTAKASVGSTALSGATANNLLSVGATTAVAEAAIGGASVTRQQAVSNTLDSTGIAAIFTAAGGSTATLSIDGVNVTLNQATDGASSQAVTDAINNQLKAAGSAVTATLATNVITLKGTTDGGAFALGTDSVTTSAFATGANRTAGVFVPTATSLATGAGFVAGDTFMVNGQAVTVGRSDTLSSLAQKVSTATAGAVSATYDATAKKFSFTAADSATGIVLGDGSTSTAKMSNLGFSLIKSYGAGQGTTVATAGTPPTQTFTKSALDSKTISVKVAGSNTINLSFGTAAGQISTLNQLNAALAPGNAMASIDSTTGAIKITTTNEAGADNLTLSASGAGNPFSSATSSAIIGGDGANTRSNLVSTYNNLLSQIDQMAADSGFNGTNLLAGDTVNVSFNEKGTSSLKIAGTQVSASLLGMVAVGQTDFQDSNSINAVISTINSASSQLKNQASTLGANLAVVQNRQDFTKQMINVLDAGAANLTNADLNEEAANSQALSTRNSLGISALSLANQSQQGILQLLR
- a CDS encoding cupin domain-containing protein, with the protein product MAFACTIPAIPTVQHDDDTVRITRWDFSPGAVTGWHEHGWPYFVVMITAGTLRVHDGTTVTEVPLAHGQSYRRPAGIRHDVQNGSDHPIAFVEIEVKKPEGLAGLA
- a CDS encoding flagellin N-terminal helical domain-containing protein — encoded protein: MSDITLSAATRQNLLSLQDTAALLSTTQTRLSTGKKVNSALDSPVNYFTAQNLNSRSSSLTNLLDGVSNGIQTIQAANTGITKLRGLTDQLKAITQQALSAANAFTAKASIGSTALSGATANNLLSVGATTAVAEAAIGGASVTRQQAVSNTLDSTGIAAIFTAAGGSTATLSIDGVNVTLNQATDGASSQAVTDAINNQLKAAGSAVTATLATNVITLKGTTDGGAFALGTDSVTTSAFATGANRTAGVFVPTATSLATGAGFVAGDTFMVNGQAVTVGRSDTLSSLAQKVSTATAGAVSATYDATAKKFSFTAADSATGIVLGDGSTSTAKMSNLGFSLIKSYGAGQGTTVATAGTPPTQTFTKSALDSKTISVKVAGGSFTSLTFGTAAGQISTLNQLNAALAPANAMASIDSTTGALKISTTNEAGADNLILTATGAGNPFSSGNSSAIIGGDGANARNNLVNTYNGLLSQIDQMAADSGFNGTNLLAGDTVNVSFNERGTSSLKVSGTAVTASGLNLIAVGQTDFQDSNSINAVIATINSANTALQSQASTLGANLAVVQNRQDFTKQMINVLDTGAANLTNADLNEEAANSQALSTRNSLGISALSLANQAQQGILQLLRG
- a CDS encoding histone deacetylase family protein, which encodes MKAVHSEDHRRHDPKFFLVRGQVKPAADQPERADRLLAGLKAGNHAIVAPQGHGAGARARVHSPDYLAFLAEAWEEWETLPDHGAEMIANIHPVREAATYPTHIVGRLGWHTVDTACPIGPGTYAAAASATDVAASAAQLVLDGEDAAYALCRPPGHHAYRDRAGGHCYFNNSAVAAAHLRQTHARVAVLDVDVHHGNGTQGIFYRDPSVLTVSLHADPRGFYPFVWGYAHERGEGEGIGANLNLPLPLGTGDDAYLDVLEGVASRTVKAFAPTALVVALGLDASEHDPLAGLAITTPGFRRIGAALARLGLPTVLVQEGGYLSDLLGENLTAVLAGFESAR
- a CDS encoding GntR family transcriptional regulator — protein: MSPPVGLPLLAESDLVRQVARRLTDAIVQGQLAPGAKVAEAAVARELGISRAPVREAARLLESQGLLKASPRRGFFVRELSAQDVDELYALRLCIERHAAVEAARRQTPEIRAALRRQLDLMRDLARRDDPATIVEADYQFHRLICEAAGNARLLRLFDGLASELRIVIGLIGRLYDDPDEIARTHEPVLEAIEAGHPERIVAHVDHHLGVARREVVRLVQSLAPTP